In a genomic window of Roseiflexus castenholzii DSM 13941:
- a CDS encoding ABC transporter permease → MIRQLTLALAFPSVIWRRLLSHLGLALAVWSGMTLAVGMVVCIPVYAEASGYRILLAALTERAIADPLPPFAMVYRYGGASDPSISWQQYLLADQLAGHLPAAGIDLPAPPSVRFAATEKLRVGFPDGAGREVLFARIGFLSGVERHIQIVDGDLPRPFTGDGLLDVLVSETTASKNTLLVDDVYLVQSTGRGARIEAPVRIAGIWRPADADASYWFQPPSTYSDVFLVPEESFVRLVDVPDARFVTLTAWYTAIDGSSVRSSDVERLRERIAMATADIQQRLPGAELVRSPMDALERHRDQVRVLTVTLALFAVPLLVVIGYFAVQVTEMTVARQQQEMAVLRSRGSSRWQVLGLALGEVLLLGAAAWVAGLPLGWLLAQLIAWTVSFLRFAPLDIPPPTLLPASPWHALATILLALPAVLLPALSAAGRTIISYKSERARATRPPLWQRLYLDILLLIPAVYGYQQLRLSGMIGVPGVTVGADDPFRNPLLLLAPALMVFAGTLVGMRFLPLLLRLLAWSAGRAPGVALVTALRFLSRTPGTYGGPVLLVALTLALATFTSSMALTLDRHSEERAYYRGAADVRLAYPGAAITSANIAGDREIAPAETSLDLSGGTLGTTGEADTTPSTAYMFVPMEEYLTIPGVTGATRVAPSKADIIVGNTPATGGIFYGVDRTTLAAVLADAWRPDYAGESLGALMNRLADYPDAALVSETFARERGLRIGDRFALAMNDRGQTQNITFTVVGTLKYFPTLYDQGLPFVIGNLDYSFDSQGGQYPYEVWLSLAPGANLQSVAAAGIGYGLRMIRSTPQTLLELDLRRPERQGLFGLLSVGFLATTVVTVIGFVAYTLLSFQRRLVELGVLRAIGLSTRQLSALLVFEQTLVVGFGALLGTAVGILTSRLFIPFLQVRTGVYPDTPPFVVQIDWERIVLVYGISGGLLAATIVAIVLLLRRMRIFEAVKLGEAV, encoded by the coding sequence ATGATTCGTCAACTGACTCTTGCTCTGGCGTTTCCCTCCGTTATCTGGCGACGTTTGCTGAGCCATCTGGGGCTGGCGCTGGCGGTCTGGTCCGGCATGACGCTGGCGGTTGGCATGGTGGTCTGCATTCCGGTCTATGCCGAGGCGTCGGGGTATCGCATTCTGTTGGCGGCGCTCACCGAACGAGCCATCGCCGATCCGCTGCCGCCCTTCGCAATGGTCTACCGTTACGGCGGCGCATCCGACCCCTCGATTTCCTGGCAGCAATATCTGCTTGCGGATCAACTGGCGGGGCACCTGCCGGCTGCGGGGATCGACCTGCCGGCGCCACCGAGCGTTCGCTTCGCCGCCACGGAAAAACTGCGCGTCGGTTTTCCCGATGGCGCCGGTAGAGAAGTGCTCTTCGCCCGTATAGGGTTTCTCAGCGGCGTCGAACGGCACATTCAGATTGTCGATGGCGATCTGCCGCGACCGTTCACCGGCGATGGACTGCTCGACGTGCTGGTGTCGGAAACGACGGCGTCGAAGAATACGCTGCTGGTCGATGATGTGTATCTGGTGCAATCGACCGGTCGCGGAGCGCGTATCGAGGCCCCGGTGCGGATTGCCGGCATTTGGCGACCGGCGGATGCCGACGCGAGTTACTGGTTTCAGCCGCCATCGACGTATAGTGATGTGTTTCTTGTGCCGGAAGAGAGTTTCGTCCGGCTCGTCGATGTTCCCGATGCGCGCTTCGTCACCCTGACGGCGTGGTACACCGCAATCGATGGCAGCAGTGTGCGCAGTAGCGATGTCGAGCGGTTGCGAGAACGGATTGCGATGGCGACTGCCGATATTCAGCAGCGTCTCCCCGGCGCCGAACTGGTTCGCTCGCCGATGGATGCGCTGGAGCGGCATCGTGATCAGGTGCGGGTCTTGACGGTCACGCTGGCGCTGTTTGCCGTGCCGCTGCTGGTGGTGATCGGGTATTTTGCAGTGCAGGTCACCGAAATGACCGTTGCGCGCCAGCAACAGGAAATGGCGGTGCTGCGCAGCCGCGGTAGTTCGCGCTGGCAGGTGCTGGGGCTGGCGCTCGGCGAAGTGTTGCTGCTCGGCGCTGCCGCATGGGTGGCCGGTCTGCCGCTGGGATGGTTGCTGGCGCAGTTGATTGCCTGGACGGTCTCGTTTCTCAGATTCGCGCCGCTCGATATTCCCCCGCCGACGTTACTCCCCGCCAGCCCATGGCACGCGCTGGCGACGATCCTGCTGGCGCTGCCGGCAGTGCTTTTGCCTGCGTTGAGCGCCGCCGGGCGCACGATCATTTCGTACAAGAGCGAACGGGCGCGCGCCACGCGCCCGCCCCTCTGGCAACGGCTCTATCTCGATATTCTTCTGCTGATACCGGCGGTCTATGGTTATCAACAGTTACGGTTGAGTGGTATGATCGGCGTGCCTGGCGTGACCGTCGGCGCGGATGATCCATTTCGCAATCCGCTCCTGCTCCTTGCGCCGGCGCTGATGGTCTTTGCCGGTACGCTCGTCGGTATGCGCTTCCTGCCGTTGCTGCTGCGCTTGCTGGCATGGAGCGCAGGGCGGGCGCCAGGGGTGGCGCTGGTGACGGCGCTGCGCTTTCTGTCGCGCACGCCGGGAACGTATGGCGGACCGGTGCTCCTGGTTGCGCTGACGCTGGCGCTGGCGACATTCACATCATCGATGGCGCTCACGCTGGATCGTCATAGCGAAGAACGGGCATACTACCGGGGAGCGGCGGATGTGCGCCTGGCATACCCCGGTGCGGCGATCACCTCGGCGAATATTGCCGGCGATCGCGAGATTGCACCGGCGGAAACCAGCCTCGATCTGAGCGGCGGAACGCTGGGTACGACGGGAGAAGCAGATACGACGCCAAGCACCGCATATATGTTCGTGCCGATGGAAGAGTATCTGACCATCCCAGGGGTGACCGGCGCCACGCGGGTCGCTCCGAGCAAAGCGGATATCATTGTAGGAAATACGCCTGCGACCGGCGGCATCTTCTACGGCGTCGACCGGACGACGCTGGCGGCGGTGCTGGCGGATGCCTGGCGCCCTGACTATGCCGGTGAGTCGCTCGGCGCGTTGATGAACCGTCTGGCGGACTACCCCGACGCAGCCCTGGTGTCGGAAACATTTGCGCGGGAGCGGGGGTTGCGGATCGGCGATCGCTTCGCATTGGCGATGAATGATCGCGGGCAAACGCAGAATATCACCTTTACGGTCGTAGGGACGCTCAAGTACTTTCCAACGCTCTACGATCAGGGTTTGCCATTCGTGATCGGAAATCTGGATTACAGTTTCGACTCACAGGGTGGCCAGTATCCGTATGAGGTCTGGTTATCGCTGGCGCCTGGCGCAAACCTGCAAAGCGTAGCAGCGGCAGGAATCGGGTATGGGTTGCGTATGATCCGCTCGACGCCGCAAACGTTGCTCGAACTCGATCTGCGCCGACCGGAGCGCCAGGGTTTGTTCGGCTTGCTCTCGGTGGGTTTTCTGGCGACGACGGTGGTCACGGTGATCGGGTTCGTTGCCTATACCCTGCTCTCGTTCCAGCGACGGCTGGTGGAGTTGGGGGTTCTGCGCGCAATTGGGCTGAGCACCCGGCAGTTGAGCGCCCTGCTGGTGTTCGAGCAGACGCTGGTGGTTGGGTTTGGTGCGTTGCTCGGCACTGCCGTCGGCATTCTGACGAGTCGCTTGTTCATCCCGTTTTTGCAGGTACGCACCGGCGTCTACCCGGATACGCCGCCGTTCGTGGTGCAGATCGACTGGGAGCGGATTGTGCTGGTGTACGGTATTTCCGGCGGGCTGCTGGCGGCGACGATTGTCGCCATTGTGCTGCTGCTGCGTCGCATGCGGATTTTCGAAGCGGTGAAACTCGGTGAGGCGGTGTAA
- a CDS encoding C25 family cysteine peptidase — translation MMTRFALVLALVIGSVCGAAASAAAGAIAVVRGGDETLVVQATTSGTRIIWRPPASDPSLHVEPVLVALRLTGDATIAPRLLALDDTPWTGDFDDPPGAPVFVLREARQRGERLAVLALSPVYLREGQARAVRTLEALVEGAAPLSDSPVPVAASSLAAGEPASGRPPAFPAPPALRVRVDRAGVQVIPVSSLSSAIAGAPERLKLTRAGVEIPLELRDASGNGVWGDPDDELRFYAPPPGNRWNRSDTYWITLEAGSRLRIASRAVSAPSGEAPSTALERGVVRGTAYYDSRRPGSDGDHWFAKLLRAEAGQPADDQAMLSVPLTTTLPTATGTVTLTVAVHAQSDGARRLTAAIESSSGSPVEWSGSGDALLTLSVAGSPAATTQVRLTLTAVVGYAQVAVDTVEWMRPVQLQFGGKGAVFQGAPDQRAYWLTGAPSGFDLYDITDPVMPTRLQMPAGSAFEDSAPGKLYLLTGVGTRHTPTVEPFTPPTLPTDASVLYIAPAPFHAALTPLVDLRRAQGYSVAVVDVQHLYDGWSDGQVDPDAIRAFLQFARPQAVTLVGDGSSDPFDYTDRGAKNVNLIPPYLAMVDPWLGETACETCYAQLDGERPTDDRLPDVWLGRLPAKSVAEVQLLVAKIIRYETSPSGGAWRSRALYLADDADTSGDFVAQAEASIALHPVGVQIGRVFFGNGAGAFPTAAAARTATRTQFDNGAAAVVYIGHAHQQQWAVTELSAPENWLLHRNDVAALTNGERLPVVLALTCLSSAFQWPSYVGMTVDEALLLHEKGGAVAVWGPTGLGVSYGHDKLQRGFFRALWSPAPDVGIERAVPLGALTSAGFRDLFTGSACCQETIFTYALLGDPLTPLRMTAGTRVMLPLVQR, via the coding sequence ATGATGACACGTTTTGCCCTCGTTCTTGCACTGGTCATCGGTAGTGTGTGCGGTGCGGCGGCTTCTGCCGCTGCCGGTGCGATTGCCGTTGTTCGTGGTGGTGACGAAACGCTGGTTGTCCAGGCGACAACGAGCGGAACGCGGATCATCTGGCGTCCTCCGGCGTCCGATCCGTCTCTGCATGTCGAACCGGTTCTGGTCGCGTTGCGCCTCACCGGTGATGCGACTATCGCGCCTCGCCTGCTGGCGCTCGATGATACGCCGTGGACGGGCGACTTCGACGATCCGCCAGGTGCGCCGGTATTTGTGCTGCGCGAGGCGCGTCAGCGCGGTGAGCGTCTGGCTGTGCTGGCACTCAGTCCGGTCTATCTGCGCGAGGGGCAGGCGCGCGCGGTGCGCACGCTCGAAGCGCTGGTCGAGGGCGCGGCGCCGCTGAGTGACTCACCTGTTCCCGTCGCTGCATCATCACTTGCAGCAGGAGAGCCCGCTTCTGGGCGTCCGCCAGCGTTTCCGGCGCCTCCGGCGCTGCGGGTGCGGGTGGACCGTGCAGGTGTGCAGGTCATCCCCGTCAGTTCTCTGAGTTCGGCGATCGCCGGAGCGCCGGAGCGCCTCAAACTGACCCGCGCCGGGGTGGAAATCCCGCTCGAACTGCGCGACGCGAGCGGTAATGGCGTCTGGGGCGACCCAGACGACGAACTACGCTTTTATGCGCCGCCGCCGGGTAACCGCTGGAACCGCAGCGATACGTATTGGATCACGCTCGAAGCAGGATCGCGATTGCGCATTGCGTCCCGCGCGGTGAGTGCGCCATCGGGCGAAGCGCCATCCACTGCGCTGGAACGGGGTGTTGTGCGCGGAACGGCCTACTACGACTCGCGGCGCCCTGGCAGTGATGGCGATCACTGGTTTGCGAAGCTGCTGCGCGCTGAGGCGGGACAACCGGCGGATGACCAGGCGATGCTGTCCGTTCCGCTCACGACGACCCTTCCAACCGCAACTGGAACGGTGACGCTGACGGTTGCGGTCCACGCGCAATCGGATGGTGCGCGTCGCCTGACCGCCGCCATCGAGTCGAGCAGCGGATCGCCGGTTGAGTGGAGCGGCAGCGGAGATGCACTCCTGACGCTCAGTGTAGCCGGTAGCCCTGCTGCCACGACGCAAGTGCGCCTGACGCTGACCGCTGTCGTCGGGTATGCACAGGTGGCCGTGGATACGGTCGAATGGATGCGACCGGTGCAGTTGCAGTTCGGCGGGAAAGGCGCTGTCTTTCAGGGCGCGCCGGATCAGCGCGCCTACTGGTTGACTGGTGCGCCTTCCGGGTTCGATCTCTACGATATTACCGATCCTGTGATGCCGACGCGGTTACAGATGCCCGCCGGTTCCGCATTCGAGGATAGTGCGCCGGGGAAATTGTATCTGCTGACCGGCGTCGGCACACGACACACGCCGACGGTCGAGCCGTTCACGCCGCCAACGCTGCCAACCGATGCCAGTGTGCTGTACATCGCTCCCGCGCCGTTCCATGCTGCGCTGACGCCGCTCGTGGACCTGCGGCGCGCGCAGGGGTACAGCGTGGCGGTTGTGGATGTGCAGCACCTCTACGACGGATGGAGTGACGGTCAGGTCGATCCTGATGCGATCCGCGCCTTTCTGCAATTTGCGCGTCCCCAGGCAGTGACGCTGGTTGGCGACGGGAGTTCTGATCCGTTCGACTATACCGACCGTGGTGCGAAGAATGTCAACCTGATCCCGCCATATCTGGCGATGGTCGATCCGTGGCTGGGCGAAACCGCCTGCGAAACGTGTTACGCGCAACTGGACGGCGAGCGACCGACCGATGACCGGCTGCCGGATGTCTGGCTTGGGCGGCTGCCGGCAAAGAGCGTTGCTGAAGTGCAGTTGCTGGTGGCCAAGATCATCAGGTACGAAACGTCTCCATCCGGCGGCGCATGGCGCAGCCGCGCGCTCTACCTGGCGGATGATGCGGACACCAGCGGCGATTTTGTGGCTCAGGCGGAAGCGAGCATTGCGCTGCACCCGGTAGGCGTCCAGATCGGTCGGGTGTTTTTTGGCAACGGTGCGGGAGCGTTTCCAACCGCTGCCGCAGCGCGGACTGCTACGCGGACACAGTTCGACAACGGCGCGGCGGCGGTGGTCTACATCGGGCACGCGCATCAACAGCAGTGGGCGGTGACGGAGTTGAGCGCGCCGGAGAACTGGCTACTCCATCGAAATGATGTCGCGGCGCTGACCAATGGCGAGCGCCTGCCAGTGGTACTGGCGCTCACCTGCCTGAGCAGCGCCTTTCAGTGGCCCTCATACGTGGGCATGACTGTTGATGAGGCGCTGCTGCTGCACGAGAAGGGCGGCGCTGTGGCAGTCTGGGGACCGACGGGGCTGGGCGTGTCCTACGGGCACGACAAACTGCAACGGGGATTCTTCCGCGCCCTCTGGTCACCCGCGCCAGATGTGGGGATTGAACGCGCCGTGCCGCTTGGCGCGTTGACCAGCGCCGGGTTCCGTGACCTCTTCACCGGAAGCGCCTGTTGTCAGGAAACGATATTCACCTATGCGCTGCTGGGCGACCCGCTCACGCCGCTGCGGATGACGGCGGGGACGCGTGTGATGTTGCCGCTGGTGCAGCGGTAG
- a CDS encoding polysaccharide deacetylase family protein — MTTRLTIHVLFTLDCESIAIRTAKEGPRTWEQSARAIEGYANRLLRAGYPPTLFLAPQCAVEHTPLLEELAERGAELGLYVNPLQAESGSYRNFLGTLSPEAQRRLIDESAERFADAIGVRPRSFRPCKHSASDDTYRLLYELGFRQGSIAQPGFVLPRIGVDWEHVSHHPRYVDSANRERSGELPLLDVPVTTDPDQRHITNLPYELRIDAGTFEALHQPVIDRAIERMIEDAASFCALCFTSDNRPAYDNDDDKHSRTLEAILDYLEALRERYDLVPTTLAGAHDRFRAARHTLRAAQE, encoded by the coding sequence ATGACGACCCGTTTGACGATTCACGTGCTCTTCACGCTGGATTGTGAGAGCATTGCGATCCGCACTGCGAAGGAAGGACCACGCACCTGGGAGCAGAGTGCGCGCGCCATCGAAGGGTATGCCAATCGCTTGCTTCGCGCAGGGTATCCGCCGACGCTCTTTCTGGCGCCGCAGTGCGCCGTCGAGCACACACCGCTGCTGGAAGAACTCGCCGAACGCGGCGCCGAACTCGGATTGTATGTCAATCCGTTGCAGGCGGAGAGCGGATCGTATCGCAACTTCCTGGGTACGCTGTCGCCGGAAGCGCAGCGCCGCTTGATCGATGAGTCTGCTGAACGCTTTGCCGACGCCATTGGCGTTCGCCCGCGCTCATTTCGCCCTTGCAAGCATTCGGCAAGCGACGATACCTATCGCTTGCTCTATGAACTCGGTTTTCGTCAGGGGTCGATTGCGCAGCCCGGCTTTGTCCTTCCTCGCATCGGCGTGGATTGGGAGCACGTTTCGCACCATCCGCGCTACGTCGATAGCGCCAACCGTGAGCGCTCCGGCGAGTTGCCGTTGCTCGACGTGCCGGTGACAACCGATCCGGATCAGCGGCACATTACCAATCTGCCGTATGAGTTGCGGATCGATGCTGGAACCTTCGAGGCGCTGCACCAACCGGTGATCGACCGGGCAATCGAGCGGATGATCGAGGATGCGGCGTCGTTCTGTGCGCTCTGCTTTACGTCCGATAATCGCCCGGCATACGATAATGACGATGATAAACATAGTCGAACCCTGGAAGCCATCCTCGATTATCTCGAAGCACTCCGTGAGCGCTACGATCTGGTTCCGACCACGCTTGCCGGCGCTCACGACCGCTTCCGCGCCGCGCGGCACACGCTTCGCGCGGCGCAGGAATGA
- the nifH gene encoding nitrogenase iron protein: MRQVAFYGKGGIGKSTTQQNTAAALASMGYRLMVVGCDPKADCTRLLLRGVRQPSVLDTLRDVGPESVQLEKVVVQGYGGVKCVESGGPEPGVGCGGRGVITAIQTLETLGAYKDDLDYVFYDVLGDVVCGGFAMPIREGYAEEIYIVCSGEYMALFAANNICKGIKKFAERGYARLGGLVCNSRLVENEQALVKEFARRLNTKMIHFIPRSKDVQRAEINKKTVIDYDPDLPQAQEYRELARKIDENDEFTIPTPITQEELEDLMREYGIVD, translated from the coding sequence ATGCGGCAGGTCGCTTTTTACGGCAAGGGCGGAATCGGCAAGTCCACCACACAGCAGAACACTGCTGCCGCACTCGCGTCGATGGGGTATCGGTTGATGGTCGTCGGGTGCGACCCCAAGGCAGATTGCACCCGCCTGCTGCTGCGCGGCGTGCGCCAGCCATCGGTGCTCGATACCCTGCGCGATGTCGGTCCTGAAAGCGTCCAACTTGAAAAGGTGGTCGTTCAGGGGTACGGCGGCGTCAAATGTGTCGAATCGGGCGGACCTGAACCCGGCGTTGGCTGCGGTGGGCGCGGGGTGATTACCGCCATTCAAACCCTCGAAACTCTGGGCGCGTATAAGGACGACCTTGATTATGTCTTCTACGATGTCCTTGGCGACGTCGTGTGCGGCGGGTTTGCGATGCCGATCCGCGAAGGGTATGCCGAAGAGATCTACATCGTCTGTTCCGGCGAGTACATGGCGCTCTTCGCGGCCAACAACATTTGCAAAGGCATTAAGAAGTTCGCCGAACGCGGCTATGCCCGCCTCGGCGGACTCGTCTGCAATTCGCGCCTGGTCGAAAATGAACAGGCGCTGGTCAAGGAGTTCGCGCGTCGTCTCAACACGAAGATGATCCACTTCATCCCGCGCAGCAAAGACGTCCAGCGCGCCGAGATCAACAAGAAAACCGTCATCGACTACGATCCCGATCTGCCGCAGGCGCAAGAGTACCGCGAACTGGCGCGCAAGATCGATGAGAACGACGAGTTTACCATCCCAACTCCTATCACCCAGGAAGAACTCGAAGATTTGATGCGCGAGTACGGCATTGTCGATTAG